Proteins co-encoded in one Acidobacteriota bacterium genomic window:
- a CDS encoding YihA family ribosome biogenesis GTP-binding protein — translation MKITSADFVKSAFEKRHWIIDGRREIAFLGRSNVGKSSLINSLLLRKGLARTSNTPGRTQSINFFLINDSFYFADLPGYGYAKVSKTMRADWGKMAEEYLGEREELALCIQLVDSRHKPSDLDIQLNEWLEFNGKPHLIVATKSDKTSANELRKSLKEAEKVLPGAKILSYSAQTGRGRDQVWAEINAAINNY, via the coding sequence ATGAAGATCACATCTGCCGATTTTGTTAAGAGCGCGTTTGAAAAGCGCCATTGGATCATTGACGGCAGACGGGAGATCGCCTTCTTGGGGCGTTCGAATGTGGGAAAATCGTCCCTGATTAACTCGTTGCTTTTGCGCAAAGGCCTGGCTCGTACTTCAAATACGCCGGGGCGGACACAGAGCATTAACTTCTTTCTGATAAACGACAGCTTCTATTTTGCTGACCTGCCGGGCTACGGCTACGCGAAGGTCTCAAAAACAATGCGTGCGGACTGGGGGAAAATGGCTGAAGAGTACCTGGGTGAACGGGAAGAATTAGCACTGTGTATCCAACTTGTGGATTCAAGGCACAAGCCATCAGATCTGGATATTCAACTTAACGAATGGCTTGAGTTCAATGGTAAGCCGCATCTAATTGTCGCGACAAAGTCGGACAAGACATCGGCGAACGAGCTTAGAAAATCGTTGAAAGAAGCGGAAAAGGTCCTGCCGGGTGCCAAGATATTGAGTTATTCGGCCCAAACGGGGCGCGGACGCGACCAGGTTTGGGCGGAAATTAACGCGGCGATAAATAATTATTAA